One part of the Glycine soja cultivar W05 chromosome 11, ASM419377v2, whole genome shotgun sequence genome encodes these proteins:
- the LOC114377387 gene encoding anthocyanidin 3-O-glucosyltransferase 7-like, translated as MKNSQEKKHVAVFVFPFGSHPVPLLNLVLKLVHATPNNLKFSFLGTEHSNKPLLSKPHIPDTIKFYSISDGVPEGHVPGGHPVERVNFFLEAGPENLQKGIDMAVAETKESVTCIIADAFVTPSLLVAQHLNVPCVLVWPPLSCSLSAHFHTDLIRQKYDNNSDKNTPLDFIPGLSKMRVEDLPEDVINSTDSEEETLFSKTLASLGSVLPQAEAVVVNFFEELDPPLLVHDMRSKLKSFLYVGFLTLSVPLPPLPPSDTDATGCLSWLDHKQKQNNGVGSVAYVSFGTVVTPPPHEIVAVAEALEASGVPFLWSLKEHLKGVLPRGFLERTSESGKVVAWAPQTQVLGHGSVGVFVTHCGCNSVFESMSNGVPMICRPFFGDHGLTGRMVEDVWEIGVRVEGGVFTKDGLVKCLRLVLVEEEGKKMKENAIKVKKTVVDAAGPQGKAAQDFNTLLEVVSRS; from the coding sequence ATGAAAAACtcacaagagaagaaacatgTCGCAGTGTTTGTTTTCCCCTTTGGAAGCCACCCTGTTCCCCTCTTAAACCTTGTGCTCAAGCTAGTTCATGCCACTCCCAATAACTTGAAATTCTCATTCCTAGGCACTGAACACTCCAACAAACCTCTTCTCTCAAAACCCCACATCCCAGACACCATCAAGTTCTATAGTATAAGCGATGGAGTCCCAGAGGGTCATGTCCCAGGTGGCCACCCAGTTGAGAGAGTAAACTTTTTTCTTGAGGCTGGTCCTGAGAACTTGCAAAAGGGTATAGACATGGCAGTGGCAGAGACTAAAGAGAGTGTCACTTGCATCATCGCTGATGCTTTTGTCACACCTTCTCTCCTTGTGGCTCAACACTTGAACGTTCCATGCGTTCTAGTTTGGCCTCCTTTGTCATGTTCTCTCTCTGCACATTTTCACACCGACTTAATACGCCAGAAATATGATAACAACAGTGACAAAAACACCCCTTTGGATTTCATTCCTGGGTTGTCAAAGATGCGAGTTGAAGACTTGCCAGAAGATGTGATCAACAGTACTGACAGCGAAGAGGAGACACTGTTTTCAAAGACACTAGCTTCATTGGGAAGTGTCTTGCCACAAGCTGAGGCAGTGGTTGTGAATTTCTTTGAGGAACTAGATCCACCGTTGTTGGTTCATGACATGAGGTCAAAGTTGAAGAGTTTTCTCTACGTTGGTTTTCTGACTCTTTCAGTGCCTCTACCACCCTTGCCTCCATCAGACACAGATGCAACAGGGTGCTTGTCATGGCTGGATCACAAGCAGAAGCAGAATAATGGTGTTGGGTCAGTGGCATATGTTAGCTTTGGGACAGTGGTGACCCCACCTCCTCATGAGATTGTGGCAGTGGCTGAAGCATTGGAAGCAAGTGGTGTTCCCTTTCTTTGGTCTCTCAAGGAGCATCTGAAGGGTGTTCTGCCAAGAGGGTTTCTTGAGAGAACAAGTGAGAGTGGGAAAGTTGTGGCTTGGGCCCCACAGACTCAGGTTTTGGGACATGGTTCTGTGGGTGTGTTTGTGACACACTGCGGGTGTAACTCGGTGTTTGAGAGCATGTCCAATGGGGTGCCTATGATATGCAGGCCTTTCTTTGGGGATCATGGGTTGACTGGAAGGATGGTTGAGGATGTTTGGGAGATTGGTGTGAGAGTGGAAGGTGGAGTGTTCACCAAAGATGGGTTGGTGAAATGCTTGAGGCTGGTTCTGGTGGAGGAAGAGGggaaaaagatgaaggaaaaTGCAATCAAGGTGAAAAAGACAGTTGTGGATGCAGCAGGACCACAAGGGAAAGCAGCACAAGATTTCAACACTTTGCTGGAAGTGGTTTCTagatcttaa